ATTTCCTGCGCCCACGACAGATAGGGACCGAACTGTCTCACGACGTTCTGAACCCAGCTCGCGTACCGCTTTAATGGGCGAACAGCCCAACCCTTGGGACCTACTTCAGCCCCAGGATGCGATGAGCCGACATCGAGGTGCCAAACCTCCCCGTCGATGTGGACTCTTGGGGGAGATAAGCCTGTTATCCCCAGGGTAGCTTTTATCCGTTGAGCGATGGCCCTTCCATGCGGTACCACCGGATCACTAAGCCCGACTTTCGTCCCTGCTCGACTTGTAGGTCTCGCAGTCAAGCTCCCTTCTGCCTTTGCACTCTTCGAATGATTTCCAACCATTCTGAGGGAACCTTGGGGCGCCTCCGTTACTCTTTAGGAGGCGACCGCCCCAGTCAAACTGCCCACCTGACACTGTCCCCGAACCGGTTTACGGTCCTAGGTTAGAACCTAGATACGATCAGGGTGGTATCCCAACGGCGCCTCGATAGAAGCTTGCGCTCCTACTTCTTAGGCTCCCACCTATCCTGTACAGATCGTACCCAAATCCAATATCAAGCTGCAGTAAAGCTCCATGGGGTCTTTCCGTCTTGTCGCGGGTAACCTGCATCTTCACAGGTATTAAAATTTCACCGGATCTCTCGTTGAGACAGCGCCCAAGTCGTTACGCCATTCGTGCGGGTCAGAATTTACCTGACAAGGAATTTCGCTACCTTAGGACCGTTATAGTTACGGCCGCCGTTTACTGGGGCTTCGGTTCATAGCTTCGGGTTACCCCTAACCACTCCCCTTAACCTTCCAGCACCGGGCAGGCGTCAGCCCGTATACTTCGCCTTGCGGCTTCGCACAGACCTGTGTTTTTGCTAAACAGTCGCTTGGGCCTTTTCACTGCGGCCCCCTCGTGCTATTCACACTACCGGGGCACCCCTTCTCCCGAAGTTACGGGGTCATTTTGCCGAGTTCCTTAACGAGAGTTCTTCCGCGCGCCTTAGAATACTCTTCTCGCCTACCTGTGTCGGTTTGCGGTACGGGCACCTTCTCCTGGTTAGAGGCTTTTCTTGGCAGTGTGAGATCATGACCTTCGCTACTATAATTTTCGCTCCCCATTACAGCCCAGCCTTATTGATGTGCGGATTTGCCTACACATCAGCCTCACTGCTTAGACGGACACTTCCATCAGTCCGCGTCACTACCCTGCTGCGTCACCCCATTACTCATAACGGATTACGGTGGTACAGGAATTTCAACCTGTTGTCCATCCACTACGCCTTTCGGCCTCGCGTTAGGTCCCGACTTACCCTGAGAGGACGAGCCTTCCTCAGGAAACCTTGGGCTTTCGGCGGATCAGATTCTCACTGATCTTTTCGTTACTTATACCGGCATTCTCACTTGTATGCTGTCCAGCGCTCCTTACGGTACACCTTCAACCTGCATACAACGCTCCCCTACCCCTGATGCAAAGCATCAAGCCATAGCTTCGGTGGCGTGTTTAGCCCCGTTACATTTTCGGCGCAGAGTCACTCGACCAGTGAGCTATTACGCACTCTTTCAATGGTGGCTGCTTCTAAGCCAACATCCTGGTTGTCTGTGCAACTCCACATCCTTTCCCACTTAACACACACTTGGGGACCTTAGCTGATGGTCTGGGCTGTTTCCCTTTCGACAATGGATCTTAGCACTCACTGTCTGACTCCCGGAATTCGAGTCTATGGCATTCGGAGTTTGACTGAGTTTGGTAACCCTTGCGGGCCCCGCACCCAATCAGTGCTCTACCTCCACGACTTATTTCCGAGGCTAGCCCTAAAGCTATTTCGGGGAGAACCAGCTATCTCCGAGTTCGATTGGAATTTCTCCGCTACCCCCACCTCATCCCCGCATTTTTCAACATGCGTGGGTTCGGGCCTCCAGTGCGTGTTACCGCACCTTCACCCTGGACAGGGGTAGATCACTCGGTTTCGGGTCTACGTCCACGTACTAAAATTCGCCCTATTCAGACTCGCTTTCGCTGCGGCTCCGGCTTCTCACCTTAACCTTGCACGGGAACGTAACTCGCCGGTTCATTCTACAAAAGGCACGCCATCACCCATTAATAGGGCTCTGACTTTTTGTAAGCACACGGTTTCAGGTTCTATTTCACTCCCCTTCCGGGGTGCTTTTCACCTTTCCCTCACGGTACTGTTTCACTATCGGTCGCTAGGTAGTATTTAGCCTTAGCAGATGGTCCTGCTAGATTCATACGGGGTTTCACGTGCCCCGCACTACTCGGGATCCGTCTCGGAGGGATTAGATTTTTGGTTACAGGGCTTTTACCTTCTATGCCGGGCCTTTCCAGACCTCTTCACCTAATCTAATCCTTTGTAACTCCATGTGAGACGTCCCACAACCCCAAAGAGCAAGCTCCTTGGTTTGGGCTGTTCCGCGTTCGCTCGCCGCTACTGACGGAATCACTATTGTTTTCTCTTCCTCAGGGTACTTAGATGTTTCAGTTCCCCTGGTCTGCCTCTACATTCCCTATGTATTCAGGAATGAGTAACTGCGAATTACCACAGCTGGGTTTCCCCATTCGGACACCCCCGGATCAAAGCTTGCTTACAGCTCCCCGAGGCAGTTTCGTTGTTCGCCACGTCCTTCATCGGCTCCTAGCGCCTAGGCATCCTCCGTGTGCTCTTAGTAGCTTAACCATTATGCTCTTGTATTGCGTCTGGCGCTCTGTTGTCCGCTTATTTCTACCATAAATGGTATAAACAAGCTTCCAAAGGATCTCCAGCCTCAACACATTCGCATTACATTATTGGCTGGTATTCAGTAAACTGAATACTTTGCCGCTACTTTTACACTTTGTTCAATTCACAAGGAATTGAATTTAGATAAAAAGAATGTTCTAAATCGCAAATTCGTTTCGTTATCTAGTTTTCAAGGATCAAGTTGAATGAAATTATTGGTGGAGCCAAGCGGGATCGAACCGCTGACCTCCTGCTTGCAAGGCAGGCGCTCTCCCAGCTGAGCTATGGCCCCATATAAATTCCATCAAAACTGAACAAATGGGATGATGTAAAAGTTTGAAGTGAATTCACTTCGATTTGAATGTTTCCATTACAGGAAACAATTCTCCATAGAAAGGAGGTGATCCAGCCGCACCTTCCGATACGGCTACCTTGTTACGACTTCACCCCAATCATCTACCCCACCTTCGGCGGCTGGCTCCCTTGCGGGTTACCCCACCGACTTCGGGTGTTGTAAACTCTCGTGGTGTGACGGGCGGTGTGTACAAGACCCGGGAACGTATTCACCGCGGCATGCTGATCCGCGATTACTAGCAATTCCGACTTCATGCAGGCGGGTTGCAGCCTGCAATCCGAACTGAGACCGGCTTTGGTGGGATTGGCTCCATCTCGCGATTTCGCAGCCCGTTGTACCGGCCATTGTAGTACGTGTGTAGCCCAGGTCATAAGGGGCATGATGATTTGACGTCATCCCCACCTTCCTCCGGTTTGTCACCGGCAGTCTGTTTAGAGTGCCCACCATAATGTGCTGGCAACTAAGCATAAGGGTTGCGCTCGTTGCGGGACTTAACCCAACATCTCACGACACGAGCTGACGACAACCATGCACCACCTGTCTCCTCTGTCCCGAAGGCCGCCACTATCTCTAGTGGATTCAGAGGGATGTCAAGACCTGGTAAGGTTCTTCGCGTTGCTTCGAATTAAACCACATACTCCACTGCTTGTGCGGGTCCCCGTCAATTCCTTTGAGTTTCAGTCTTGCGACCGTACTCCCCAGGCGGAGTGCTTAATGTGTTAACTTCGGCACCAAGGGTATCGAAACCCCTAACACCTAGCACTCATCGTTTACGGCGTGGACTACCAGGGTATCTAATCCTGTTTGCTCCCCACGCTTTCGCGCCTCAGCGTCAGTTACAGCCCAGAGAGTCGCCTTCGCCACTGGTGTTCCTCCACATATCTACGCATTTCACCGCTACACGTGGAATTCCACTCTCCTCTTCTGTACTCAAGTCACCCAGTTTCCAGTGCGACCCGGGGTTGAGCCCCGGGATTAAACACCAGACTTAAATGACCGCCTGCGCGCGCTTTACGCCCAATAATTCCGGACAACGCTTGCCCCCTACGTATTACCGCGGCTGCTGGCACGTAGTTAGCCGGGGCTTTCTTCTCAGGTACCGTCACTCCAGGAGCAGTTACTCTCCTGAATCTTCTTCCCTGGCAACAGAGCTTTACGATCCGAAAACCTTCATCACTCACGCGGCGTTGCTCCGTCAGACTTTCGTCCATTGCGGAAGATTCCCTACTGCTGCCTCCCGTAGGAGTCTGGGCCGTGTCTCAGTCCCAGTGTGGCCGTTCACCCTCTCAGGTCGGCTACGCATCGTCGCCTTGGTGAGCCGTTACCTCACCAACAAGCTAATGCGCCGCAGGTCCATCTGTAAGTGACAGATTGCTCCGCCTTTCAACATCCCCTCAGGAGAGAAAATGTATTATCCGGTATTAGCTACCGTTTCCGGTAGTTATCCCAGTCTCACAGGCAGGTTACCTACGTGTTACTCACCCGTCCGCCGCTGAGTATTAGGAGTGCAAGCACTCCATCAACTCCGCTCGACTTGCATGTATTAGGCACGCCGCCAGCGTTCGTCCTGAGCCAGGATCAAACTCTCCAATAGAGATGAATTTTAAATTTGCTTTGCAACAATTTCGAAATCATCTAGAGATGAATGTCAGATCAACTTTGCAGCGACCGGACATTCATCGAATGAAAAGAGCGATATGCTCATTTTGAAACAAACTGACAAGAACATAAATGTTCTTTAGTTTTTAAAAATTACATCATCCATTTGTTCAGTTTTCAAAGAACTTATTGTTCTGTCTAGCAAACATTTTCGTTTGAGCCAGAATCATATTATATCAATCTGTGTATTCAATGTCAACTCTTTTTTTAATTAAGATTTTAGTTTCAAAATCTAATGTCCGAGGCGACATCAATTAATATATCAGGTTTTAATATAGTACGCAAGCTTTTTTTTCTAATAAACTAGTTTTTACATTAAACTATCTCAGAGACAGTAATAGATCCATCAATAATAGATACATAGATTGAAAGATACATAACAAAGTCCCCTGCTATAGCAGAGGACAGATTATTAAGCAGCTAACTGTTTACGACTAATTCTACGACTAAGAAGTCCATGTGAAGGCGAGAAAATAAAAGTAAGTACAAACAAGCACCCTGCTACTGTCACCATACATCCAGCAATAGAAGCATCTAACCAGAATGCTGTGTAATATCCCAACACTGAACATACCACGCCAATTAACACACTATACAATAACATGTAACTTAAACGGTCGGTCAATAGATAAGCTGTCGCAGCAGGAATAATGAGCATCCCTACCACCAATATAGCACCCACACTTTCAAATGAAGCCACGGAAGTTAACGATACCATTCCCATCAGCATATAATGAAAGAGCATGACCGGTATGCCGCAAGCCGCAGCCAATGCCGGATCAAACGCACAAATTTTGAACTGTTTAAAGAACAAACTCATAAGCACTAGTATTAATAGTAGCGTTCCTCCGAGTATCCACACTGCTCTGGGCCCAATATCGACACCATTAACAGAAAGAGTATCCCACTGCACGTAGGCTATCTCCCCAAACAAGACACAGTCAAGGTCAAGATCGATATTCCGTGCATTCATACTAATGATGATAACTCCTACAGCAAACAATGCTGTAAATACAATACCAATGGAGGCATCTGATTGTAATCCACTGTTCTGTAGTGTCTGAATGAACAGAACGGCGAGAAGACCAAACGCCGCTGCACCTAGAAGCATAAACACGGAATCTCGGGAACCACTGATCAAAAAGGCAATAGCAATTCCCGGAAGTACAGCATGACTAATGGCGTCACCGATTAATGCCATTTTACGAAGTACTAGAAAACACCCGAGTATCGCACAGGAGGTTGACACTAGAATTGCAGTTAGGAGAATCCAAAAATCTGTCATATTAAATTCCCCTCCCTTTTTCTACTTCTAGTTCTCTATGCTGGACTGTACTCCCCTTAACATCTCTATAGGATGACCGCATTTTATATTGTCGAAGCCACTTACTTACCCAACCTCTACGGGGGGCTGCCAATGCCGAGACTACAAATAACGAGGAAGCTACCAACACCGCAACTGGACCTGTCGGTAAATTAGAGACCGTCGAGCTGAAGAAAGTACCCATAATACCGCTCAAGGCGCCTATAATTCCGGAAAGGACCACCATCACACTTAGGCGATCCGTCCAAAAGCGGGCAGTTACGGCAGGTGTAATTAATAAAGCTGCAACTAAAACGACTCCAACAGCTTGAATACCTACTACAACAGCAACAACGGTTAGAAATAATAACATCTGCTCCAACAGGCCAACAGGTAAGCCCATTCCCCTAGCAAAACCCGCATCAAAGCTAATAAGCTTAAACTCTTTAAATAAAAAATAACAGATAATGATTAATAATAGAGACACGCCCATCATTAAGTGCACATCTTCCATGACCATGGAGGCTGCCTGACCAAATAAGTATTTGTCTAGACCACTCTGACTTCCACTACCACTATGTTGTATTTTGGTCAGCAACACGATACCAATACCGAA
The nucleotide sequence above comes from Paenibacillus sp. IHBB 10380. Encoded proteins:
- a CDS encoding metal ABC transporter permease, yielding MMNSLIEFWQDPNSRWIMFGCMLLGLSNGVIGSFSYLRKQSLLGDTLAHAALPGICISFLLTGTKSVGLFLVGALVAGVIATFGIQWITKYSRIKQDTAMGIVLSFFFGIGIVLLTKIQHSGSGSQSGLDKYLFGQAASMVMEDVHLMMGVSLLLIIICYFLFKEFKLISFDAGFARGMGLPVGLLEQMLLFLTVVAVVVGIQAVGVVLVAALLITPAVTARFWTDRLSVMVVLSGIIGALSGIMGTFFSSTVSNLPTGPVAVLVASSLFVVSALAAPRRGWVSKWLRQYKMRSSYRDVKGSTVQHRELEVEKGRGI
- a CDS encoding metal ABC transporter permease, producing the protein MTDFWILLTAILVSTSCAILGCFLVLRKMALIGDAISHAVLPGIAIAFLISGSRDSVFMLLGAAAFGLLAVLFIQTLQNSGLQSDASIGIVFTALFAVGVIIISMNARNIDLDLDCVLFGEIAYVQWDTLSVNGVDIGPRAVWILGGTLLLILVLMSLFFKQFKICAFDPALAAACGIPVMLFHYMLMGMVSLTSVASFESVGAILVVGMLIIPAATAYLLTDRLSYMLLYSVLIGVVCSVLGYYTAFWLDASIAGCMVTVAGCLFVLTFIFSPSHGLLSRRISRKQLAA